Part of the uncultured Anaeromusa sp. genome is shown below.
AATCCCGTTAAGCCCTCATTCTACTCCCTATACTCCTGTTAAAAACCGTACTTTGCAGCCCTCCTGCGTACCCTCCCGCGACTCCTGTTCTCCTGTTCAATTCTCCTCCTTCTGTTTTTGTTCGTACTTCTATGGCATCTCCAGGCGCTTTCCACTATACTAGATATATAATGACAATGGGTGAAAGGGATGAATCGATGGAAACAGTTGTGGCGGATGTACTTGTGAATATTGCCGCCAGGCGGGTGGAAAAACCTTTTACCTATGCGGTTCCCCTTGCATTGAGGGAAGAAGTTCAGCGAGGCTGCCGTGTGTTGGTTCCTTTTGGAGCCAGGCTGGAAGAGGGATTTGTGTGGCAGGTGCGCAGCTGTCCGCAGGAAGAAGAAAGCAACTGGAAAGAAATTAACGCTTGTCTGGACCTAGTACCTTGGTTTGATGAAGCGGCCTTGTCCACGGCTCAGTGGCTCAGCCGCTATTATTTATGCACTTTGGCCGAGGCGCTGCGCCTTTTTGTGCCAGGCAAGCGCAGCGTGCGTACGGAACGAATATATTGTGCCGGTGAAGCGGAGCCGGAAGGTTTCTCTTTAGAGGAACTGGCGCTTTGGAATTTGTTTAAGGAGCGAAGCTCCTGGACGGAAAAAGGTTTCTGCCAACAGGCGGGAGAAGATGGCGTTCGCATTTTACGCCGCTGGTGCCGTCAGGGACTGGCGGAAAGCTATTGGCAAGGGCGGCGGCGAACACAGGAGAAAACAGAGTCTCTTTGGCTGGCCCAAGAACTTTCCGCAGAGGAGCGAGAAGCGGCGCTGCGAGGTTTGGAACGCAAGAAAGCCCAAGCGGCGGCCTTGCAATGGCTGTGGGAGCATCCTTTTATTCAACGTTCTCAGCTTGCTCAAAGTGGCATTAGTCTGGGAGTACTGAAGGCATTGACTGAAGCAGGTCTGGTTCGACGTGAGGAACGGCGTGTGTATCGCCAGGACAGCTATTTGAGCGAGGGCGAAAGCGAATTAGAGCCGCTAAATGCGGCGCAGCAGCAGGCGATGGCAGCGATTGCCGAGGGACTAGACGGAAAAGAGAGCCAGGAGTTTTTGCTTTTCGGCGTTACCGGGAGCGGTAAGACGCGGGTGTATTTAGAGGCTGTGCGCAAGGTGCTGCGCAGCAATCGGCAGGCTATTGTTCTAGTGCCGGAAATTGGCTTGACAGGGCAATTAGTGCGGCGGTTTCGCGCGGTTCTTGGGGAACATCAGGTTGTTGTCTGGCACAGCCGTCTTTCCGAAGGGGAGCGTCTGGACGCCTGGGATCGTATTCACGGCGGCCAGGCAGGCGTAATCATCGGCGCCCGTTCGGCTGTTTTTGCGCCGGCGCATCGCTTGGGACTGGTGATTTTGGACGAAGAGCATGACGGCGCTTATAAACAGGAGGAACGACCGAGATACCATGCTCGTGATGTGGCGAGAGAGCGCTGCCGGCAGACCGGGGCGGTCTTGCTTTTGGGCAGTGCAACCCCATCCCTGGAAACATATGAGCGCGCTTCAAGCCAAGAAGGGATGCTGCTGGAATTGCCGGAGCGGGCTACGGCAGCTCCGCTGCCGCAGGTGGCCATTGTGGATATGCGGCAGGAGCTGAAGAGGGGGAACCGAAAAATTCTTTCGCGTCAGCTGCAGGCGGCGTTAGATGCGGCTTTAAGGCAGCAAGAGCAGGCCATTATCCTCTTGAATCGCCGCGGCTACGCCACTTTTGTCATGTGCAGAGAATGCGGCCATACCATGGAATGCCCGCATTGCAGCGTTTCGCTGGTTTATCATGCATCCGCCAAAATACTGCGCTGTCACTATTGCGATTACCAAGAGCATGTACCCGATGTTTGTCCAGTTTGCTCTAGCCGTTACATTCGTTTTTTTGGCAGCGGTACGCAAAAATTAGAAGAAGAATTGCGGCGCAATTGGCCGGAGGCGAGAATTGCCCGTATGGACCAGGATACAGTAGGGCGCAAACATGCGCACGAAGATATTTTAACGGCTTTTCGCGAGCGGCGTTATGATATCTTACTGGGAACGCAAATGGTGGCGAAAGGCCATGATCTGCCTTTTGTAACGGCTGTAGGAGTGATTGCAGCTGACAGCTCCCTTCATTTACCTGATTTTCGGGCTGCAGAGAGGGCGTTTTCCTTGATTACCCAGGCTGCAGGCAGGGCTGGGAGAAGAGAAAAAGCCGGCAATGTAGTGGTGCAGACTTATAATCCGGAGCATTATGCTGTCGCAGCGGCGCAGCAGCAAGATTTTCCGCGCTTTTGTCAGGAAGAACGGTCTTTTCGCAAAGCCTTGGGGTATCCTCCTTTTTCGCGCTTGATTTCCTTGACAATCGCTGTGGAGGAAGAACTGCCGGCACAGCGTAAAGCCGCGCAGGTAGCAGATATTTTAAAAGCGGAGCTGCCTAAAGAGGCTGCAGATATCATGGGGCCCTGCCCGGCGCCATTGGCAAGAATTCAAAATTTATTTCGTATGCAGTTGTTTTTAAAGTGTCGGCAGCCGGAGGTCGTAAAAGAGGTTTTATGTAGATTATCCATTGAAGGGGATCCTCAGATTACGATTGATGTGGATCCGTTGCATGTATTATAGAAACAGCCCGAAATCGGTTCGGTTTGGCGGAGATGTCAGATACTGTTCATGGAGTTTTTAAGCTGATTATGATACAATAAGATATTGCGAAGTACTATCAAGTGTAAAAAGGAGGGGGCCACAATGGCTACTCTAGAAATACGCAGAGCTGGCGATCCTGTTTTGAAAAAACAATGCCAGGCGGTGGAAAAAGTTACCGGAAAAATCAAGAAGCTGCTGGACGATATGGCGGAAACCATGAATGCAGCAGATGGCGTTGGTTTGGCTGCGCCACAGGTGGGCGTAGAATTGCGAATCGTTGTTATTGATGTGGGCGAAGGCTTAATTGAGTTGATTAATCCTGTGCTTTTAGAAAAGGAAGGCTGTCAGAAGGGGCTGGAGGGCTGCTTAAGCGTGCCCGGCGTTTTTGGGCAAGTGGAGCGCTATGAAAAGGTCGTAGTCGAAGGATTGAACCGCTCTGGCCGGAAAATCCGCGTAACTGGCAGCGGCCTTTTGGCGAGAGCGTTGCAGCATGAAATGGACCATTTGGATGGCGTGCTGTTTGTAGAAAAGGCGGATTCGCTGCAAAAAGAGGGGGCTTCGTCATGAAGTCTCTTCGTGTTGTTTTTATGGGAACCCCGGATTTCGCGGCGCCTTGCTTAGAAGCGCTGCTGGCGGCAGGACACGAAGTGGCGGCGGTCATCACGCAGCCGGACCGGCCTCGGGGACGCGGACGCAAGTTGTCTTTTTCACCGGTAAAAGCCTGCGCAGTTGAACACGGCCTGGAAGTATTGCAGCCGGAAAAAATCAAAACGCCGGAATTTGAGCAAGTGCTGCAGGAGCTAGCTCCAGATGTGATGGTAGTTGTGGCCTTTGGGCAGATTCTTTCTCCTGCCATTTTGGCAATTCCGCCTCTTGGCTGTGTTAATGTGCATGCTTCGCTGCTGCCGTATTATCGGGGAGCGGCGCCGATTCACTGGGCGGTCATGCAAGGAGAAGAGAAGACCGGCGTGACCACCATGTATATGGATGAAGGTCTGGATACAGGTGATATGATTCTCAAAAAAGAGATTGCTATTTCCAAAGATGCTTCTACCGGAGAGATTCATGATCAGTTGATGCAAGAAGGGGCCGTTTTGCTGCAAGAAACGCTGGCTTTGATAGCGGACGGCAAGGCGCCTCGTACCAAGCAGGATCATGCAGTATCAACGTATGCGCCGCTTTTAAAGGCCGACATAGAGCAATTAGACTGGACTCGTTCGGCGCAGGAACTGCATAATCGCATTCGGGGGCTATCGCCCTGGCCGGGAGCTTATTGCCGGTATGCAGGGGGACGGCTGAAAGTATGGAAAAGCCGCGTTTGCGAAGAAGCTGCTGCCGTGGGAGCAACTCCTGGACGTATCGCCCGTTTGTCTGTAGAAGGATTTGTTGTAGAAACAGGCGATGGTTTATTGGAATTGTTGGAAGTGCAGCCGGAGAATAAACGTCGCATGAAAGCTTCGGAATGCGCCTGCGGTTATTCCCTGCAGCCTGGAGACAGGCTGGTATAAGGAGGAAGATGGATGGAGATGATGCAAGTCATGACCAGACCTAAAAAGCGTTTGTTTTTGGCCTTGCTTTTGGCCAGCCTGGTTGTGGCCGCTCTTTCTACCTATGGTTTGTGGAAGGTCAGCGCCCCGGGCCTGTCGTCCATCAGCCAGCATTTACCGCTCCTTTTGGGAGCGCTGCTGTTGTTGGTGCTGGCAGTGGGGGCTTTAAGCGTTATGGGCGTGATTCTGGCTTTACTGGGGCTGCCGACCTTTGGTATTTTCAAAGGCGTAGCTTGGACGGTTATTAACATGCTCTTTCCCTTGGCGACGTTTTTGGGACGCTTGCTGGATGTGAATAAGGAACGGGTGGAACGGTCCTTCATTGAAGTCAGCAATCAATTGATTCGTCAGAAACACGTCAAGGTTAAGCCGGAGCAGCTGTTGATTCTAACTCCTCATTGCATTCAGCTGGATACTTGCCCGCATAAGATTACTCGCGACATTGCCAACTGTAAGGATTGCGGCGGCTGCCAGGTGGGCGATTTGCTGCGGCTTTCTCAGAAATACGGCGTTCATGTAGCCATTGTTACAGGGGGCACCTTGGCGCGCAAAGTAATTAAGACGCTGCGGCCGCGGGCGGTGTTGGCTATTGCTTGTGAACGGGATTTGACCAGTGGCATCCAGGATGTGTTTCCCTTACCGGTTATCGGTGTTTTGAACGAGCGTCCTTATGGACCCTGCTGTAATACCAAGGTGCAAATGTCTGCGGTTGAGCAGGCGGTGCTGCAATTTATTGATACGAATGGAAGAAAGGCCTGAAGATAGCATGAATGCCAGAGCTGTTGCTTTAAAAGTAATTCAAGACGTTACGGTTCGCGGCGCCTATGCCAATATCGCTTTAGCGAAAGAACTGGCGAAGCAGCGAGAACTGTCCGGACCGGATCGGCGTCTTGTAACAGAACTTGTGTATGGGACCCTGAAAGCCCAGGGAACGTTAGACTGGGCGTTAAGTCATTTTTTGAATCGTCCTCTGAGCAAACTGACCCCGGTCATCCGGGATATTTTGCGTATGGGCGTTTACCAACTTTTGTTTTTAGACCGCATACCTCCCTCTGCCGCTTGTAATGAGGCGGTGGAGCTGGCAAAACGCAACGGCCACATCGGCGTGGCTCGTTTTGTCAATGGCGTGTTGCGGTCTTTGCTGCGGCAGCCGGAAAAAATAGCGTATCCTGACGCTGCGGATGATGCGGCTGGGTACCTGTCTTTGCGGCATCTGCATCCGCGCTGGCTGGTGGAACGCTGGTTGGCGCAACTGGGCTTTGAAGCCACAGAAGCGCTTTGCCGTTTTAATAACCAGCCGCCGCCGCTCTCAATACGAACCAATCTGCAACGCATCAGCCGCGAGGCGCTGCAAGCTCGTCTGGCGGAGGAAGGAGTACGCTGCGAACCATCCTTGCTAGCGCCGGAAGGACTGTTGCTGCTAGAGGCGCCGCCTTTAACGTCGCTGGCTTCTTTTCGGGAAGGGCTATACCAAGTGCAGGATGAAAGCTCCATGCTGGTAGCGCACGTAGTGGCGCCGCAGCCGGGAGAGACCATTATTGACGCTTGTGCCGCGCCAGGCGGGAAAACGACGCATTTAGCGGAGCGTATGCAAAATAAAGGAACGATTTGGGCCTGCGATGTTCACGCTCATAAAATGGATTTGCTGCAAGACAATGCCGATCGGTTGGGGTTGCAGGTTATTCATCCTAGCTGTCTGGATGCGCGGGATATTGGCAAGACTTGGCCAGCTCAAGCGGATCGGCTGTTAGTGGACGCCCCTTGTTCGGGGCTCGGCGTGCTGCGCCGACGGGCGGACGCTCGCTGGCGCAAGGAGATTAGCCAAATTGAGGAATTGACGATATTGCAGCGTGAGATTCTCGAAGGTGCGGCTCCTGCCCTAAAGGTAGGCGGTATCTTGGTTTACAGTACCTGCACGGTGGAACCGGCGGAAAACCGCCAAACTATAGAATGGTTTTTGGCGCGGCATCCGGAGTTTGAACTGGAAGACGCAGGTTCGTTGTTGCCTGTGCCGCGGCAGGGAGAACCAATGGTGCAGCTTTGGCCGCATATCGACGGCACGGATGGCTTCTTTCTTTGCCGGCTGCGCAAGGTAAAGGATGTGGCGGTATGATTTCTTTTTTAGGACTGTCCCGGCAGCAGGCGGAAGCGGCTGCCGTTTCCCTAGGCTTAAAAAAGTACAGAGGCAAGCAGATCCTGGAATGGATATATAACAAAGGTGCGGCTTCTTTTGCCGAGATGACCAATATCTCACAAAAAGAGCGTGCTTTTTTGCAGGAGCAGGCTCAAATTGGCTGGCCGGAGTTAGTTGCGCAGCAAGCCGATGCAGCAGGAGAAACGCGCAAATACCTTTTGGGTTTTGCCGATGGCATTCGTGTGGAAACGGTGCTGATGCGCCATCCTTACGGTTACAGCCTCTGCGTTTCTTCGCAGGCGGGCTGCGCCATGGGCTGTGTGTTCTGCGCCTCTACCCTGCATGGGTTGGAGCGCAATTTAACAGCGGCGGAAATGCTGGCGCAGGTTCTTTTTGCTCAGCGCGAGCTGAATCGGCTGCAGGCTGGACGGCTGCACAGTTTTGTTATTATGGGTTCCGGCGAACCGCTGCACAATTATGAAGAAGTTTTGCGCTTTGTGCAGCTATGTCATGATCCGGAAGTATTGGGGCTGGGGTATAGGCATATGGCTCTTTCCACTTGCGGTGTTGTGCCGGCGATGGAGCGGCTGTG
Proteins encoded:
- the priA gene encoding primosomal protein N', coding for METVVADVLVNIAARRVEKPFTYAVPLALREEVQRGCRVLVPFGARLEEGFVWQVRSCPQEEESNWKEINACLDLVPWFDEAALSTAQWLSRYYLCTLAEALRLFVPGKRSVRTERIYCAGEAEPEGFSLEELALWNLFKERSSWTEKGFCQQAGEDGVRILRRWCRQGLAESYWQGRRRTQEKTESLWLAQELSAEEREAALRGLERKKAQAAALQWLWEHPFIQRSQLAQSGISLGVLKALTEAGLVRREERRVYRQDSYLSEGESELEPLNAAQQQAMAAIAEGLDGKESQEFLLFGVTGSGKTRVYLEAVRKVLRSNRQAIVLVPEIGLTGQLVRRFRAVLGEHQVVVWHSRLSEGERLDAWDRIHGGQAGVIIGARSAVFAPAHRLGLVILDEEHDGAYKQEERPRYHARDVARERCRQTGAVLLLGSATPSLETYERASSQEGMLLELPERATAAPLPQVAIVDMRQELKRGNRKILSRQLQAALDAALRQQEQAIILLNRRGYATFVMCRECGHTMECPHCSVSLVYHASAKILRCHYCDYQEHVPDVCPVCSSRYIRFFGSGTQKLEEELRRNWPEARIARMDQDTVGRKHAHEDILTAFRERRYDILLGTQMVAKGHDLPFVTAVGVIAADSSLHLPDFRAAERAFSLITQAAGRAGRREKAGNVVVQTYNPEHYAVAAAQQQDFPRFCQEERSFRKALGYPPFSRLISLTIAVEEELPAQRKAAQVADILKAELPKEAADIMGPCPAPLARIQNLFRMQLFLKCRQPEVVKEVLCRLSIEGDPQITIDVDPLHVL
- the def gene encoding peptide deformylase: MATLEIRRAGDPVLKKQCQAVEKVTGKIKKLLDDMAETMNAADGVGLAAPQVGVELRIVVIDVGEGLIELINPVLLEKEGCQKGLEGCLSVPGVFGQVERYEKVVVEGLNRSGRKIRVTGSGLLARALQHEMDHLDGVLFVEKADSLQKEGASS
- the fmt gene encoding methionyl-tRNA formyltransferase translates to MKSLRVVFMGTPDFAAPCLEALLAAGHEVAAVITQPDRPRGRGRKLSFSPVKACAVEHGLEVLQPEKIKTPEFEQVLQELAPDVMVVVAFGQILSPAILAIPPLGCVNVHASLLPYYRGAAPIHWAVMQGEEKTGVTTMYMDEGLDTGDMILKKEIAISKDASTGEIHDQLMQEGAVLLQETLALIADGKAPRTKQDHAVSTYAPLLKADIEQLDWTRSAQELHNRIRGLSPWPGAYCRYAGGRLKVWKSRVCEEAAAVGATPGRIARLSVEGFVVETGDGLLELLEVQPENKRRMKASECACGYSLQPGDRLV
- a CDS encoding DUF116 domain-containing protein encodes the protein MMQVMTRPKKRLFLALLLASLVVAALSTYGLWKVSAPGLSSISQHLPLLLGALLLLVLAVGALSVMGVILALLGLPTFGIFKGVAWTVINMLFPLATFLGRLLDVNKERVERSFIEVSNQLIRQKHVKVKPEQLLILTPHCIQLDTCPHKITRDIANCKDCGGCQVGDLLRLSQKYGVHVAIVTGGTLARKVIKTLRPRAVLAIACERDLTSGIQDVFPLPVIGVLNERPYGPCCNTKVQMSAVEQAVLQFIDTNGRKA
- the rsmB gene encoding 16S rRNA (cytosine(967)-C(5))-methyltransferase RsmB, with the translated sequence MNARAVALKVIQDVTVRGAYANIALAKELAKQRELSGPDRRLVTELVYGTLKAQGTLDWALSHFLNRPLSKLTPVIRDILRMGVYQLLFLDRIPPSAACNEAVELAKRNGHIGVARFVNGVLRSLLRQPEKIAYPDAADDAAGYLSLRHLHPRWLVERWLAQLGFEATEALCRFNNQPPPLSIRTNLQRISREALQARLAEEGVRCEPSLLAPEGLLLLEAPPLTSLASFREGLYQVQDESSMLVAHVVAPQPGETIIDACAAPGGKTTHLAERMQNKGTIWACDVHAHKMDLLQDNADRLGLQVIHPSCLDARDIGKTWPAQADRLLVDAPCSGLGVLRRRADARWRKEISQIEELTILQREILEGAAPALKVGGILVYSTCTVEPAENRQTIEWFLARHPEFELEDAGSLLPVPRQGEPMVQLWPHIDGTDGFFLCRLRKVKDVAV
- the rlmN gene encoding 23S rRNA (adenine(2503)-C(2))-methyltransferase RlmN, which encodes MISFLGLSRQQAEAAAVSLGLKKYRGKQILEWIYNKGAASFAEMTNISQKERAFLQEQAQIGWPELVAQQADAAGETRKYLLGFADGIRVETVLMRHPYGYSLCVSSQAGCAMGCVFCASTLHGLERNLTAAEMLAQVLFAQRELNRLQAGRLHSFVIMGSGEPLHNYEEVLRFVQLCHDPEVLGLGYRHMALSTCGVVPAMERLCQEGLPLTLSISLHAPNDELRSRIMPVNRTYPLQSLLAAADAYAAATGRRITYEYTLMKDWNDSQQQAEELAVLLRGRLCHVNLIPVNAVAERGIARPSPQRIEAFAQVLQTCGIAVTVRRERGVDIQAACGQLRNQNRNESAKEEES